A section of the Methanosarcina mazei S-6 genome encodes:
- a CDS encoding DUF7524 family protein, which translates to MNLEQIFQNVIINRQEINSIEFEKENIEIPLYPGGEQTFEILITNYGSPTHIHLSVSDELKGQITFLRDNPYVLQKEYVSAVARIPQDGRVLTNGQIFITAGYGSKKKSFPVQLGKVEAKTQEPQKDELDKWEEESEELRPSRPFVAEPAKKASRSRMSGGSGFGGISASAFKNFRGGFPASSGKRTRKGTGENERFPLILALGGFLLLVSSFLLYFLLPESLQFDVSFTQSLLFSILFVTCTTYILLKFMDEI; encoded by the coding sequence GTGAACTTGGAGCAGATATTCCAGAACGTTATTATCAATCGGCAGGAAATAAATTCAATTGAGTTTGAAAAAGAAAATATTGAAATCCCTCTTTATCCGGGCGGAGAACAGACCTTTGAAATCCTTATCACAAACTACGGATCCCCAACACATATTCACCTTTCCGTCAGTGACGAGCTTAAAGGGCAGATTACATTTTTGCGGGACAACCCTTATGTCCTTCAGAAAGAATATGTTTCTGCAGTCGCAAGAATTCCGCAGGACGGCAGGGTACTTACAAATGGTCAGATTTTTATAACCGCAGGTTACGGCTCAAAGAAGAAAAGTTTTCCTGTCCAGCTCGGAAAAGTTGAGGCAAAGACTCAGGAGCCCCAAAAAGATGAGCTTGATAAATGGGAAGAAGAGAGCGAAGAGTTAAGACCCTCAAGACCTTTCGTAGCAGAGCCAGCAAAAAAGGCTTCCCGCTCCCGGATGTCAGGAGGAAGCGGATTTGGCGGGATATCAGCTTCAGCTTTCAAGAACTTCAGGGGAGGATTCCCGGCTTCTTCAGGAAAACGGACCAGAAAAGGCACCGGGGAAAACGAAAGGTTTCCCCTTATTCTGGCTCTGGGAGGATTTTTACTTCTTGTATCTTCATTCCTTCTTTATTTCCTGCTGCCAGAGAGCCTCCAGTTCGATGTAAGTTTTACCCAATCCCTTTTGTTCTCGATTCTGTTTGTGACCTGTACGACCTACATCCTGCTAAAGTTTATGGACGAAATTTAA
- a CDS encoding methytransferase partner Trm112: MKKDLMDILACPVCKGDLTLNVVEENKEEVISGTLYCPVCKEHYPIDEGIPNLLPADLRN; the protein is encoded by the coding sequence GTGAAAAAAGACCTTATGGATATTCTGGCCTGCCCTGTGTGTAAGGGCGACCTGACTTTGAACGTTGTTGAAGAAAATAAAGAAGAGGTCATATCCGGAACCCTCTACTGCCCTGTCTGTAAAGAGCATTACCCCATAGACGAAGGGATTCCGAACTTGCTTCCTGCAGACCTCAGGAACTGA
- the pyrG gene encoding glutamine hydrolyzing CTP synthase translates to MKYIVVTGGVMSGLGKGITIASIGRNLKNKGYKVTAIKIDPYINIDAGTMSPYQHGEVFVLRDGGEVDLDLGNYERFLDTELTRDHNITTGKVYQEVIAKERRGDYLGKTVQIIPHITNEIKNKIRKVAARSGADVCLIEIGGTVGDIESMPFLEAVRQMHREEPSENIVFIHVTLVMEDLQGEQKTKPTQHSVKELRALGLSPEVIVTRSKTPLQESAKEKIALFCDVPQELVISAHDAGDIYEVPLEIEEQGLTTQLMKHLRLESGVDDGGWREMVARMKSTTDEVKLAIVGKYTNLEDSYLSILEAVKHGGIDNACRVEVNMVEAETLEEDLVEVEKLKQYDGILIPGGFGGRGTEGKMLAIKFARENDIPFLGICLGMQLAVIEFARNVANLENANSTEFDEDTPYPVIDILPEQTGVADMGGTMRLGDYDAILKEGSLATKLYGTNYIVERHRHRYEVNPEFVDRLESFGIVFSGKNKNRMEIAEIPGKRFFFASQFHPEFKSRPGRPSPPFKGLVRAMCKYRKEREVQ, encoded by the coding sequence ATGAAGTATATCGTAGTTACCGGTGGGGTGATGAGCGGGCTTGGGAAAGGCATCACCATCGCGTCCATCGGCAGAAACCTGAAAAATAAAGGTTATAAAGTTACGGCTATCAAGATCGACCCTTACATCAATATCGATGCAGGTACCATGAGCCCTTACCAGCACGGGGAAGTTTTTGTGCTCAGGGACGGAGGCGAAGTTGACCTGGATCTCGGAAACTACGAGAGGTTCCTTGACACGGAACTCACCAGGGACCACAACATAACAACTGGCAAGGTTTATCAGGAAGTGATCGCCAAAGAAAGGAGGGGAGACTACCTCGGAAAAACCGTCCAGATTATTCCTCACATTACAAATGAGATCAAAAATAAAATAAGAAAAGTTGCAGCAAGGAGCGGGGCTGATGTCTGTCTTATTGAGATAGGAGGGACTGTAGGAGACATTGAGAGCATGCCTTTCCTTGAAGCAGTCCGCCAGATGCACAGGGAAGAACCTTCGGAAAACATTGTTTTTATCCATGTGACCCTTGTAATGGAAGATTTGCAGGGAGAACAGAAGACCAAACCTACGCAGCACTCGGTGAAAGAACTCCGGGCACTTGGGCTGAGCCCCGAAGTGATAGTTACAAGGTCAAAGACTCCCCTCCAGGAAAGCGCCAAGGAAAAAATTGCCTTATTCTGTGATGTTCCCCAGGAGCTGGTTATCAGCGCCCATGATGCCGGCGACATTTACGAAGTGCCTCTTGAGATCGAGGAGCAGGGACTGACCACCCAGCTTATGAAGCACCTGAGGCTGGAGTCCGGTGTTGATGATGGTGGCTGGAGAGAAATGGTTGCAAGGATGAAGTCCACAACCGACGAGGTAAAGCTGGCAATCGTGGGCAAATATACAAATCTCGAAGATTCCTATCTCAGCATCCTTGAAGCTGTAAAGCACGGAGGAATTGATAACGCGTGCAGGGTTGAAGTCAACATGGTTGAAGCTGAGACCCTTGAAGAAGACCTGGTAGAAGTTGAAAAACTAAAACAGTATGATGGCATCCTGATTCCAGGCGGCTTCGGAGGCCGTGGAACTGAAGGGAAGATGCTTGCAATTAAATTTGCTAGGGAAAACGACATCCCGTTCCTTGGAATCTGCCTGGGTATGCAGCTTGCGGTAATTGAGTTTGCAAGAAATGTGGCAAACCTTGAAAACGCAAACAGCACGGAGTTTGATGAAGATACTCCTTACCCTGTGATTGATATCCTCCCGGAACAGACCGGAGTTGCGGATATGGGAGGCACCATGCGTCTTGGGGACTATGATGCTATCCTGAAAGAAGGCTCCCTTGCCACAAAGCTCTATGGGACCAATTATATTGTTGAGCGTCACCGCCACAGGTATGAAGTAAACCCCGAATTCGTGGACAGGCTTGAATCCTTTGGCATAGTGTTTTCCGGCAAAAATAAAAATAGAATGGAAATTGCCGAAATCCCAGGAAAACGATTTTTCTTTGCCTCCCAGTTCCACCCTGAGTTCAAGTCGAGACCAGGCAGGCCGTCTCCTCCATTTAAAGGGCTCGTCAGGGCAATGTGTAAATACAGGAAGGAAAGAGAAGTTCAGTAA